The following nucleotide sequence is from Effusibacillus pohliae DSM 22757.
TGGACAATGGCGATGGCTTACCGTACGTATCGCAACCTGTATCGGATCCGTCCGTCCCTGTCGAGCTTGGGGCAGGGACGGTACCGTATCCGGTTACCGCGGGGAGTGCAGATCAGCTTTGACACCGCCATCCTGACGGCCGTCTTGTGGCTTCCATGCTCCCTACTCGTGGGGACGCTATTGGCCCGGTGGATTCCGGTCAGTCCGTTTTTGCTCGGCATCCTGGTTGCCGGATATGCGGGGTATCAGTTGAGCAAGCTCGATCCAGCCGGAAAAACCGTGGTGGCCTTTTTGTTGGACTTCGTGAAGTTTCTGTTTCGCCCGAAGGTGCATGATGGCTGGGAACCTCGCCCGAATCCGAAGGGGCGTCCGGAGCCGGTCTTGTGGCGGGTCCGGGTGGCGCTGATGGAAGACGGCCGGGTGGCCAGTCTGCCGGCGAAAGGCAAGGTATCGCAGCTTGAGTTGCGGGTGCCTGCCAATATCAAGGTGCGAAAGGGCGTGGTGACGGTACAGCACTGGGGGCAGCGTGTGGCTCCGGGATGGTACGAGATCATGGAAGATGGGAGGGTCATTCCGAAAAGACTTCCCCCAAAGATTGGGAGAGCAAATCGAGGGTGAAAAGGATTTTGGAGGGTGAGTGTCGTATAAATCTGTCGTAAAATATGCATTTCACGACACTCCAATGAACAGCCCAGGTTAGCAATTCCTTTTTGCACCGCACCCAAACCCCTAAAAACTGGAAGTGTAAGGACTCAAAAAAGTGTCGTTAAAATCTACGGTGGAGTATTTTCTGGGGAAGGGGGTGGGGGAATGGACATCACCGCCGTCATTGAGGAGCACATGGCTGGAAAAAGTGTCCAATCGAAACAGATGTACTTGTACTGGCTTGGTCGGTTCCAGGATTGGCTCCTTGGAACTGGTGGCGATCTGAATCGTCTCACTCGGGCGGATGTGCAGCAGTATATTGACTGGTTACTGGCTCACAAAAAGTCTCCAAGCACAGTTTCTGTGGCGCTGGCCGCAATCCGTGCTTGGACCCGGTGGACCGGGCAGGATCACGCTGTCATGAACCTGCGTACGGTGCGTCCTCCAAGAGTAACTGAATTGGCACCGCAAGCGCTGGAGAGGAACGAGCGCAACCGCCTGTTGCGGGAAGTGG
It contains:
- a CDS encoding TcpE family conjugal transfer membrane protein, which encodes WTMAMAYRTYRNLYRIRPSLSSLGQGRYRIRLPRGVQISFDTAILTAVLWLPCSLLVGTLLARWIPVSPFLLGILVAGYAGYQLSKLDPAGKTVVAFLLDFVKFLFRPKVHDGWEPRPNPKGRPEPVLWRVRVALMEDGRVASLPAKGKVSQLELRVPANIKVRKGVVTVQHWGQRVAPGWYEIMEDGRVIPKRLPPKIGRANRG